The following are encoded in a window of Tolypothrix sp. PCC 7712 genomic DNA:
- a CDS encoding helicase-related protein, whose protein sequence is MNEEIENEENGERGTLRESWFERKKALEYISHYFQTAKKEIRIASGFFTIRGWGLVRRYTKGKRVYILVGLDDPGEERARQALIDDILRDLRTGLDKDRRQTVLDLIEKMLQGRLHLVDARATEHHAKLYIVDHKVVIMASSNLTQRGLMEQVEAGNIITKRREVVALANEFDAYFAEAKDITQELLEVLQRWLNFVRPWDVYLKTMLALEDIQPIKSNYKKQPVSYQVDMIAQTLRQIKESGGSMLVASTGLGKTVVAVHVALHLRNDDLIDNVMVIGPKAVRSNWTREMRDAGLPCEYFVYQALDKSGSDQDSSLELFEEIQKNLHEQRWLIIFDESHYFRNRFKQDLFNMKKNPAERRAFLRLKELLNKSSNTKVLLLTGSPYARDESNLNNQLYLLPHTAELSALFDENYVDGARAWHINKTDDFIHLPVASQLTTPHVAKYYSQLENQDNYIIFGTEKRYIPKIVLYSVNFPLLLDKELVEAIKKGYFDLDSRNPMFRECIRRLVKIAWASSPLALRGVLESVVDTPGGKNEYKLGKLQFVSAQQERQSFLNPLIEKLANLDFKSDLKLEALYIIIQELRQNSEKAIIFCERRATVVYLAQALEQMFPALKVVATIEQSENEEKYQMKETNEIEKLIKKFAPISNNAENISEESYDVFISTDAHGVGVNMQDASAVINYDIDWTPIGPVQRAGRILRFWHYPRTVKVYTFVPNLTQETDLKYDLVRIRQRWENLMLRHGESRKLTDLPVLTIANSQEINMPELASQVTIKSGQLDLDVLADLDISPFFQHTAKLQMHRDYARTILSDIVSAKLTQDSEPSIYVLVNQNQKYHALVYTPKNQQVREPDIIKILNLIACNEDTEIAVVDYGLVEELSDACIRTWCNKQGISPEEVERICTLYLKPESEPDGLERLLNAE, encoded by the coding sequence ATGAATGAAGAAATAGAAAATGAAGAAAACGGTGAAAGAGGTACTTTACGAGAAAGCTGGTTTGAGAGAAAAAAGGCTTTGGAGTATATAAGCCATTACTTCCAGACAGCTAAAAAAGAGATTAGGATCGCTTCTGGATTCTTCACAATTAGAGGTTGGGGGCTAGTTCGACGATACACAAAAGGCAAGCGCGTTTATATATTAGTCGGTCTTGATGACCCTGGAGAGGAACGAGCGCGGCAAGCATTAATTGATGATATCCTACGTGACCTAAGAACAGGTCTGGACAAAGATCGGCGACAGACAGTACTAGATTTAATAGAAAAAATGCTACAAGGTAGATTACACCTTGTAGATGCTAGAGCTACAGAACATCATGCCAAGCTATATATTGTTGACCACAAGGTAGTAATTATGGCTTCATCAAATCTTACCCAACGTGGTTTGATGGAGCAAGTCGAGGCAGGCAATATAATCACTAAACGTCGCGAAGTTGTGGCACTAGCAAACGAGTTTGATGCATATTTTGCTGAAGCGAAAGACATTACCCAAGAATTATTAGAAGTCTTGCAGCGCTGGCTTAACTTTGTGCGACCGTGGGATGTGTACTTAAAGACTATGTTAGCCCTGGAAGACATACAACCAATCAAAAGTAATTATAAGAAACAACCTGTTTCATATCAGGTGGACATGATTGCCCAAACACTGCGGCAGATAAAAGAGTCAGGCGGGTCAATGCTGGTAGCTTCCACCGGACTAGGCAAAACCGTCGTAGCAGTTCACGTAGCTTTACACCTCCGCAATGATGACCTAATTGATAATGTCATGGTTATTGGCCCAAAGGCAGTCCGCAGTAATTGGACACGCGAAATGCGTGATGCTGGTCTACCTTGTGAGTATTTTGTTTATCAAGCTTTAGATAAGAGTGGTTCAGATCAAGATAGTAGCCTGGAATTGTTTGAAGAAATTCAAAAAAATCTTCATGAGCAACGATGGTTAATTATTTTTGATGAAAGTCATTACTTTAGGAATCGTTTTAAACAAGATTTATTTAATATGAAGAAAAATCCAGCAGAGCGTCGGGCTTTTCTTCGGTTAAAAGAACTCTTGAACAAGAGCAGCAATACTAAGGTTTTATTATTGACTGGCTCCCCTTATGCTAGAGATGAAAGCAACCTAAATAACCAGTTATATTTATTACCACATACTGCCGAACTTAGCGCTTTGTTTGATGAAAATTATGTTGATGGCGCACGGGCATGGCATATTAATAAAACAGATGATTTTATTCATCTACCCGTAGCTTCTCAACTAACTACACCTCACGTAGCTAAATACTACAGTCAATTAGAGAATCAAGATAATTATATTATTTTTGGAACCGAGAAGAGATATATTCCCAAAATTGTATTATACAGTGTCAATTTTCCTCTATTACTAGACAAGGAACTGGTAGAGGCAATTAAAAAAGGATATTTTGATTTAGATTCACGTAATCCAATGTTTAGAGAATGTATCAGGAGATTGGTAAAAATTGCTTGGGCTAGTTCTCCATTGGCTCTTCGTGGAGTTCTTGAAAGCGTTGTTGATACTCCTGGGGGTAAAAACGAGTACAAACTTGGTAAATTACAATTTGTCTCGGCTCAACAGGAAAGACAATCTTTTTTAAATCCTCTAATAGAAAAGTTGGCTAATTTGGATTTTAAAAGTGACTTGAAACTTGAAGCACTTTACATAATTATTCAAGAACTTAGGCAGAATTCAGAAAAAGCAATTATCTTTTGTGAACGCCGTGCTACTGTTGTTTACTTAGCACAGGCATTAGAACAAATGTTCCCCGCATTAAAAGTAGTTGCAACTATCGAGCAGAGTGAGAATGAAGAAAAATATCAAATGAAAGAAACCAATGAAATAGAAAAACTGATCAAAAAGTTTGCCCCTATTTCTAATAATGCTGAAAATATTTCTGAAGAAAGCTACGATGTATTTATTTCAACAGATGCTCATGGTGTTGGGGTTAATATGCAAGATGCATCTGCTGTTATCAACTATGATATCGATTGGACTCCTATTGGCCCTGTTCAACGAGCTGGACGCATATTGCGTTTTTGGCATTATCCACGAACAGTTAAAGTATATACCTTTGTTCCTAATCTGACACAAGAGACAGACCTTAAGTATGATTTAGTCAGGATTAGACAACGTTGGGAAAATCTCATGTTGCGTCATGGAGAGTCTAGAAAGCTGACGGACTTGCCAGTTTTAACAATAGCTAATTCCCAAGAAATTAATATGCCTGAGCTTGCGTCTCAGGTAACAATAAAATCAGGTCAATTAGACTTAGATGTTTTAGCAGATTTGGATATTTCTCCTTTCTTTCAACATACAGCAAAACTACAAATGCATCGTGATTATGCCAGGACTATTCTTAGTGATATTGTCAGTGCAAAACTAACTCAGGATTCTGAACCATCAATTTATGTTTTAGTTAATCAGAATCAAAAATATCATGCCCTTGTATACACACCCAAAAATCAACAAGTACGCGAACCGGATATTATCAAAATTCTCAATTTAATTGCGTGTAATGAAGATACTGAAATCGCTGTAGTTGATTATGGTTTGGTAGAAGAATTGAGCGATGCTTGCATCAGAACTTGGTGCAACAAGCAAGGTATATCACCTGAAGAAGTGGAAAGAATTTGTACTTTGTATCTCAAGCCAGAAAGTGAACCTGATGGGCTTGAAAGATTGTTGAATGCAGAATAA
- the psb34 gene encoding photosystem II assembly protein Psb34, which yields MYTTINESGILNNYATEPQLYYAEYPNIELQNRYKFQGAIATLLVTTLVLVALGVS from the coding sequence ATGTATACCACTATTAATGAAAGCGGCATTCTTAATAACTACGCGACTGAACCCCAACTTTACTACGCTGAATATCCAAACATTGAGCTGCAAAATCGTTACAAGTTTCAAGGTGCGATTGCCACCTTATTAGTCACTACTCTAGTTTTGGTTGCCTTGGGCGTTAGCTAA
- a CDS encoding tyrosine-type recombinase/integrase, whose amino-acid sequence MNPIHPENLSVLENSLSLAIGEDFSLENDPDVIQQLIGDKRSENTKREYQKDLKDFFLFVVKKEPSRDLVLEFLHLEQRHAVAVVLKYKAHLIKKKLAEATVNRRLSAIKSMVEMGRRLGVCNFSLDDVKGERVETYRDTTGIPATDYAKVIALVDQNTLKGKRDYALLRLLWDNALRRQEIVNLNVRDFNAKEKTLSILGKGKGSQKEVIDLSPKTTDALASWIKASKKKRGLDPLFTVLAYHKNGNRLTGEAIRRLVDGLCKQAGITKKMSPHRVRHSAITTVLDLNNGNYRATQRFSRHAQVQTVLKYDDNRQRLQKQMSDSISELI is encoded by the coding sequence ATGAACCCCATTCACCCGGAAAATCTGAGTGTTCTAGAAAATTCGCTCTCCTTAGCGATCGGAGAGGACTTTTCTTTAGAAAATGACCCCGATGTTATCCAGCAATTGATTGGGGATAAGCGGAGTGAGAACACTAAGCGCGAATACCAAAAAGATTTGAAAGATTTCTTCTTATTTGTCGTTAAGAAAGAACCCAGCCGGGATTTGGTTTTGGAGTTTCTTCACCTGGAACAGCGTCATGCTGTTGCTGTGGTTCTCAAGTATAAGGCACACCTGATCAAGAAAAAGCTGGCTGAAGCTACGGTGAATCGTCGTCTCAGTGCTATCAAGTCAATGGTAGAGATGGGGCGACGCTTGGGGGTTTGCAATTTCTCTTTAGATGATGTCAAAGGTGAAAGGGTCGAAACCTATCGAGACACTACAGGAATTCCAGCTACTGATTATGCTAAGGTAATAGCCCTGGTTGACCAGAACACTTTAAAAGGTAAGCGTGATTATGCACTACTGCGGTTACTCTGGGATAATGCCTTGCGTCGTCAGGAGATAGTCAATTTGAATGTGCGTGACTTTAACGCTAAGGAAAAAACGCTCTCAATTTTAGGTAAAGGTAAGGGTAGCCAGAAGGAAGTTATTGACCTATCTCCTAAAACCACCGACGCTCTAGCCAGTTGGATAAAAGCTTCTAAGAAGAAACGTGGCTTAGATCCGCTGTTTACGGTGCTGGCTTATCACAAGAATGGAAATAGATTAACCGGAGAAGCAATTAGGCGACTGGTGGATGGGCTTTGTAAGCAAGCCGGAATTACTAAGAAGATGTCACCCCATCGTGTTCGTCACAGTGCGATTACTACAGTATTGGATCTCAATAATGGCAACTACCGTGCTACTCAGCGATTCAGCAGACACGCCCAAGTGCAAACGGTTTTGAAATATGATGATAATCGCCAGCGTTTGCAAAAGCAGATGAGTGACTCGATATCAGAACTCATCTAG
- a CDS encoding DUF433 domain-containing protein — protein sequence MYIETFTPTEAAAFVELPTKKIYKEVEHKIFPEYNPPRLNFAALVYLRLIKEIDFINVDFRSSLYQSLVRALEQKLPTIEIAKFVRIEVEPIVKEVLELIKCFQAWKENLVSDPNIMGGETVFPNSRLTVRHIGSMLDRGESLEVIHEDYPYLTEEDIKFAQVYVKAYPSVGRPKKN from the coding sequence ATGTATATAGAAACTTTTACTCCTACTGAAGCTGCGGCATTTGTAGAATTACCAACCAAGAAGATTTATAAGGAAGTAGAACACAAAATTTTTCCTGAATATAATCCACCCCGGCTAAATTTTGCTGCATTGGTTTATCTACGTTTAATTAAAGAGATAGACTTTATCAATGTTGATTTTCGTTCATCTCTTTATCAAAGCTTAGTAAGAGCCTTGGAGCAAAAGTTACCAACCATTGAAATAGCAAAATTTGTCAGAATAGAAGTCGAGCCTATTGTCAAGGAGGTATTAGAACTTATCAAATGTTTTCAAGCGTGGAAAGAAAATTTAGTTTCAGATCCGAACATAATGGGCGGAGAAACAGTATTTCCTAATTCTCGGCTTACAGTTCGTCATATTGGTTCAATGCTTGATAGAGGAGAGTCCCTAGAGGTAATACATGAAGACTATCCTTATTTAACTGAAGAAGATATAAAATTTGCTCAAGTTTACGTGAAAGCTTACCCAAGTGTTGGACGACCTAAAAAGAATTAA
- a CDS encoding DNA/RNA non-specific endonuclease, whose translation MVRSLFWGVAVLVALMVGCSPAQSQVPPNTELSPSISVHLLLGNASGATPTKLTPDNYLMVKNQYALSYNQSKGTANWASWQLNKSWLGNAERQDNFRPDNTLPSGWVRVTPSMYSGSGYDRGHIVPSADRSLTVEDNSATFLMTNMMPQTPDNNRNTWGNLEDYCRELVSLGKELYIVAGPSGSLGEPLKGKVTVPKSTWKIVVVLDSPGSLINGITANTRVIAVNIPNEQEINNDWRTYKVSVDELEKLTGYDFLSNVSPNIQEVIESKVDP comes from the coding sequence ATGGTCAGGAGTCTTTTTTGGGGTGTAGCGGTTTTGGTGGCGCTTATGGTTGGGTGTTCACCTGCTCAATCCCAAGTGCCACCGAACACTGAACTTTCCCCATCAATAAGTGTGCATTTACTCCTGGGAAATGCTAGTGGGGCAACGCCAACAAAGCTTACGCCTGATAATTACCTCATGGTAAAAAATCAATATGCACTCTCTTACAACCAAAGTAAAGGAACTGCGAATTGGGCAAGCTGGCAGCTTAACAAGTCATGGCTAGGGAACGCAGAGCGCCAGGATAACTTCCGCCCAGACAATACGTTGCCCTCTGGTTGGGTGCGAGTCACTCCTTCTATGTACTCTGGTTCAGGTTATGACCGAGGTCATATTGTACCTTCGGCAGACCGCTCTCTGACGGTAGAGGATAATTCTGCCACTTTCTTGATGACCAACATGATGCCTCAAACGCCGGACAACAACCGCAACACTTGGGGCAATTTAGAAGACTATTGTCGAGAACTGGTAAGTCTTGGCAAAGAACTTTATATTGTCGCCGGGCCAAGTGGTAGTCTTGGCGAACCCCTCAAGGGTAAGGTGACAGTTCCTAAATCCACTTGGAAGATTGTTGTTGTACTAGATAGCCCAGGCTCTCTTATTAATGGTATTACCGCTAATACTCGTGTCATCGCGGTAAACATACCGAATGAACAAGAAATCAATAATGACTGGAGAACCTATAAAGTCAGTGTTGACGAATTAGAAAAACTCACAGGCTATGATTTTCTCTCGAATGTTTCCCCAAATATTCAGGAAGTAATTGAAAGTAAGGTAGATCCGTAA
- a CDS encoding DUF5615 family PIN-like protein: MLDDLKRIKFLIDEDLSPAVARYLCNELFIDAIAVRDRGLLGAKDYQVLEYAFNEERILVTANVRDFEKFARTTEIHAGIVFICQGDLSRNEQIAIVEEAVNAINAELENGRDMLNRVLYMEEDGTKRFDNLGEN; encoded by the coding sequence GTGTTGGACGACCTAAAAAGAATTAAATTCCTAATTGATGAGGATCTTTCACCAGCCGTTGCACGTTACTTGTGTAACGAGCTTTTTATTGATGCAATTGCTGTGAGAGATCGAGGATTACTTGGTGCAAAGGATTATCAAGTTTTAGAATATGCTTTTAATGAAGAGCGTATTCTTGTAACAGCAAACGTTCGGGATTTTGAAAAATTTGCTCGGACTACAGAAATCCACGCTGGCATTGTATTCATCTGCCAGGGAGATTTATCTCGAAATGAGCAAATTGCTATTGTCGAAGAAGCTGTGAATGCAATCAATGCTGAATTAGAAAATGGGCGCGATATGTTAAATCGTGTCCTATACATGGAAGAAGATGGTACTAAAAGGTTTGATAATTTGGGAGAAAACTAG
- a CDS encoding DUF4365 domain-containing protein, translated as MPDTENTTNVTIEIPRSNQFTPDALQAIIQRISFGESP; from the coding sequence ATGCCAGACACCGAAAATACAACCAATGTTACTATTGAAATACCTCGTAGTAATCAGTTTACGCCTGATGCACTCCAAGCCATCATTCAACGCATTAGTTTTGGAGAAAGCCCGTGA
- a CDS encoding phospholipase D-like domain-containing protein, with product MNLDNFISLSVNELLRYNRTGFDLVACKEVGLPVYKVTIEALIQLRKPIPPIEEFVLKSIDAGLNLEEDISAFLGIEKQILKDAMVNLRMSENIDLIAPDDSRLQVWKLTKKGITTLQEAKIIVPEERTFDIDFDGLLRYPRWYGSNSYFLKHKDLREQEIIEIDPFPNKPPELSDIKLKDVDGIIRQIEGASKARFKEEKDLLALKAIEKRQRFFEKALALIYKAKDSDDVQVAFLIDDVISSEHEAAFARSNGIKKLRIVETLKESSPRKLAEEVLGSDFVNQARLEEIDSIKSEVYTSQAKIVAEIEIVQTNLEKTENEDEKVILVQQLQSALKQIEELQTQLNSLLATVPMRWLDMSEHRPLLEQALHDTQECLMIISPWIRASSVNKRFLADFENLLKRGVQVYIGYGLGEDDNDRKYKDDIQAEKKIQQLAIQYRNNFQLKRLGDTHAKILISDTKFAITTSFNWLSFRGASDRTFRDERGILVSEPKKISELFDTYRKRFDE from the coding sequence ATGAATTTAGACAATTTTATCTCTCTCTCAGTCAATGAACTGCTGCGTTACAATAGAACAGGTTTTGATTTAGTAGCCTGTAAAGAGGTAGGTTTACCTGTTTATAAAGTAACTATTGAAGCTTTAATACAATTACGTAAACCAATACCCCCAATAGAGGAATTTGTCTTAAAGTCTATTGATGCTGGGCTGAATTTAGAAGAAGATATTAGTGCTTTTCTCGGTATAGAAAAGCAAATTTTAAAAGATGCAATGGTCAATTTAAGAATGAGTGAAAATATTGACCTTATAGCTCCTGATGATTCTCGGTTGCAAGTTTGGAAATTGACTAAAAAAGGTATTACAACTCTCCAAGAAGCTAAAATTATTGTTCCAGAAGAGCGGACATTTGATATAGATTTTGATGGATTATTACGATATCCACGCTGGTATGGCAGTAATTCATACTTTTTAAAACACAAGGATTTACGAGAGCAAGAAATTATAGAGATTGATCCGTTTCCAAATAAACCTCCAGAATTATCTGATATCAAACTTAAAGACGTAGATGGAATTATTCGTCAAATTGAGGGAGCTAGTAAAGCCAGATTTAAAGAAGAGAAAGACTTGCTAGCATTAAAAGCAATTGAAAAAAGGCAGAGATTTTTTGAAAAAGCCTTGGCACTCATATATAAAGCTAAAGATAGTGATGATGTTCAGGTAGCATTTTTAATTGACGATGTAATTTCCAGTGAACATGAAGCTGCTTTTGCTCGTTCTAATGGAATTAAAAAACTTCGCATTGTTGAAACTCTAAAAGAAAGCTCACCCAGGAAATTAGCTGAAGAAGTTTTAGGAAGTGATTTTGTTAATCAAGCTAGACTAGAAGAAATTGATTCTATTAAGTCGGAAGTTTATACTAGTCAAGCAAAAATTGTAGCTGAAATAGAAATAGTTCAAACTAATCTTGAAAAAACTGAAAATGAAGATGAAAAAGTTATTTTAGTGCAGCAACTTCAATCTGCACTAAAACAAATTGAAGAACTTCAGACACAGCTAAATTCTCTCCTAGCTACAGTTCCCATGCGTTGGTTAGATATGTCCGAACACCGTCCCCTTCTGGAACAAGCTCTCCATGATACTCAAGAATGTTTAATGATTATCTCACCTTGGATTCGAGCTAGTTCTGTAAATAAACGATTTCTTGCAGATTTTGAAAATCTCCTTAAGCGGGGAGTGCAAGTTTATATTGGGTATGGTTTGGGAGAAGACGATAACGATAGAAAATACAAAGATGATATCCAAGCCGAGAAGAAAATACAACAATTAGCCATTCAGTACAGAAATAATTTCCAGCTAAAGCGTTTGGGAGATACCCATGCGAAAATTCTTATTTCTGATACGAAATTTGCTATCACCACAAGTTTTAACTGGCTATCTTTCCGAGGCGCGAGCGATCGCACATTCCGTGACGAACGGGGAATACTTGTATCCGAACCAAAGAAGATTAGTGAACTATTCGACACCTATAGAAAGCGATTTGACGAGTAA
- a CDS encoding DUF4365 domain-containing protein: MDINQQKEQFSITYIRAIAAVAGYSLYRPEIDNDSVDLGIISRGGTGKILSPRLELQLKCTARDILDKNYIRYPLILKNYNDLKINALVPRILVVVLIPEKITDWIKQTFI, translated from the coding sequence ATGGACATCAACCAACAAAAAGAACAATTTAGCATTACCTATATTAGAGCTATTGCTGCGGTTGCAGGTTATTCTTTATATAGACCAGAAATCGATAACGACAGCGTAGATTTAGGCATAATCAGTAGAGGTGGTACAGGTAAAATTCTTTCTCCTAGACTAGAATTACAACTAAAGTGTACAGCCAGAGATATTCTTGATAAAAACTATATTAGATATCCCCTGATTCTCAAAAATTATAATGATTTAAAAATCAATGCCCTTGTCCCTCGGATTTTAGTAGTCGTTTTAATTCCAGAAAAAATAACAGACTGGATAAAACAAACTTTTATATGA